In the Mycolicibacterium thermoresistibile genome, one interval contains:
- a CDS encoding DMT family transporter, translating into MWWVLAGAILMEVAATLSLRASEGFRRKIWIVPVVAGYTASFALLWWTLALGMPVGVAYGIWTACGVALIALIARWLFAEPLTRTTLLGIALIVAGVLTIEVFGGVH; encoded by the coding sequence ATGTGGTGGGTGCTGGCCGGGGCCATTCTGATGGAGGTAGCGGCGACGCTGTCGCTGCGGGCGTCCGAGGGGTTTCGGCGCAAGATCTGGATCGTACCGGTGGTGGCCGGTTACACCGCGTCGTTCGCGCTGCTGTGGTGGACTCTGGCGCTGGGCATGCCGGTGGGAGTCGCCTACGGGATCTGGACGGCCTGCGGGGTTGCGTTGATCGCATTGATCGCGCGGTGGCTGTTCGCCGAGCCGCTGACCCGGACGACGTTGCTGGGTATCGCGTTGATCGTCGCCGGCGTGCTCACCATCGAGGTGTTCGGCGGCGTCCA